The Tubulanus polymorphus chromosome 1, tnTubPoly1.2, whole genome shotgun sequence genome contains a region encoding:
- the LOC141908181 gene encoding uncharacterized protein LOC141908181, whose amino-acid sequence MNKFDVTPGKSLRIQKACRVNNFEENRLRKQIILFEKEKSHNIRLTNQNIYTLNRSMAFIRSSSGYSPEGLPPDRETDYQRQTIGSCFLYGDRVISRRFGKFRRATSAGNRHIVSHRVQPDVPTRPQSCPITRNEKFPNWEDVLKKVRTKASEEHTPDNENGAIVVEVPGEIIKIRKNSVNNLIPNTVAKSDDKLTRRISVVRFTNDEDPCKGEITHENQHVNDSGIKSESCTEDAERCRGKIDTRRRSSAKILTRRKSKTNVSPRLSVGEDNSANETVSLNGLSMGNKRKSVVETGEWDSLLKEEKEIFEGPDDDDEDTFSDDMPPKVPLEERRTSRIRRTLPSNDPHKNDFVHTVNQARVLATNVCRRRSSCIPEQFEQIRRPSALDKMVDAKVITLKLELTTQYKEALEKAHEFHISSTPSLKPLHLDEIVDEPKPVSAIA is encoded by the coding sequence ATGAATAAATTTGACGTCACTCCTGGTAAATCGCTCCGCATTCAAAAGGCATGTCGCGTGAACAATTTCGAAGAGAACCGACTGCGCAAGCAAATAATTCTTTTCGAAAAAGAAAAGTCGCACAACATACGCCTCACGAATCAAAACATATACACTCTGAACCGTAGTATGGCGTTTATCAGATCGTCGAGCGGGTACAGCCCAGAAGGTTTACCTCCCGACCGGGAAACCGACTATCAACGACAGACGATAGGATCGTGTTTTCTTTACGGCGATCGGGTGATCAGCAGACGATTCGGAAAGTTTCGACGGGCAACGTCGGCCGGCAATCGCCACATCGTTTCGCATCGAGTTCAGCCAGACGTCCCGACACGTCCCCAATCATGCCCGATTACCCGAAACGAAAAGTTTCCCAATTGGGAAGATGTACTTAAGAAGGTACGCACCAAAGCGTCTGAAGAGCACACGCCAGATAACGAAAATGGAGCCATAGTCGTCGAGGTTCCGGgcgaaattatcaaaataagaaaaaatagcGTGAACAATCTTATTCCGAATACTGTAGCTAAAAGCGATGATAAATTAACGAGAAGAATTTCAGTTGTACGATTTACCAACGACGAAGATCCATGCAAAGGTGAAATAACTCATGAAAATCAGCATGTCAATGATTCTGGTATTAAATCCGAAAGTTGTACGGAAGATGCAGAACGTTGTCGCGGTAAAATTGACACCAGACGGCGAAGCAGCGCTAAAATCTTGACTCGTCGCAAGAGTAAAACGAATGTATCACCTCGTCTTTCCGTCGGCGAAGACAACAGCGCCAACGAGACGGTATCTCTCAACGGCTTATCGATGGGCAACAAAAGAAAATCGGTAGTTGAAACCGGCGAATGGGATTCGTTGCTCAAAGAGGAAAAGGAAATCTTTGAAGGTcccgatgatgacgatgaggATACGTTTTCGGACGATATGCCGCCGAAAGTACCACTGGAAGAACGACGGACGAGTCGAATACGCCGCACTCTACCGTCCAACGACCCGCATAAGAACGACTTCGTACATACGGTCAATCAAGCGAGAGTGCTGGCTACAAACGTGTGTAGACGTCGGTCCTCGTGTATTCCCGAACAATTCGAACAAATCAGACGACCATCGGCGCTCGACAAAATGGTTGACGCGAAAGTTATCACGTTAAAACTCGAACTTACGACACAGTACAAAGAAGCGCTGGAAAAGGCCCACGAATTTCACATCTCGTCGACGCCCAGCTTAAAGCCATTGCATCTTGACGAAATAGTCGATGAGCCAAAGCCAGTATCGGCTATTGCATGA